A genomic stretch from Terriglobus sp. RCC_193 includes:
- a CDS encoding GH92 family glycosyl hydrolase: MLRKVLSLALCAVTLSAAAQKHTLADDVNPLVGTSAEGNTFPGVGVPYGMTSWTPAITRTEKKGTVAYLYDAPRLYGIRATHFLSGSAVQDYGSFQFLAGTGSFPTDASQRASRFPHTDEHTSPYRYDVSLPDLHVKASVTALSHSGLLSFTFQQSGPAWLQVENLAPGGDAILTVDAAHREITGINPVRRFYRGTGKSAGFAGYVVIRFDHDFTTGTSWKASNAAEAGAPGSEQAVQAAIHIGADFQPAGTAITFNVKQGETVRARIGTSFVSIDEARKNLAAEIPTFDAATTEAKSHATWDRALGKIEINGPEADRRVFYTAMYHAILVPRTFSDVSGTRPKFAVGGTVQGSGDYYEDFSAWDTFRALHPLLTIIDPDRDAAMVRSLILKGEEGGFLPIFPMWNSYTSAMVGDHAAVIIADAYLKGIRGFDINRAYPLMRRNAFEQPKTIEEYKDGKGRRALDDYLKLGYVPLENKVLDAFHQQEQVSRTLEYAYDDFVVAQVAKSLGKTEDAATLMKRAQNYRNIIDPQTGFARGRHADGTWDSPFDPAKPYKYITEGLPFQYTFFVPQDIPGLIQLEGGNTGFTRKLDELFARKLYDHGNEPSHAITYLYDYAGEAWKTQQEVAVTRKNWYQDRPDGLAGNDDAGQMSAWYLLSALGFYPVTPGITAYEIGTPLLPDAKIHLTNGKTFHIHAEGVSPQNIYIQSATLNGKPLNNFWIKHSDIINGGELTFKMGLQPNKQWPSESKLPQ, from the coding sequence ATGCTCCGCAAGGTCCTTTCGCTCGCTCTCTGTGCCGTCACACTTTCTGCCGCCGCTCAAAAACACACACTCGCCGACGACGTAAACCCGCTCGTAGGCACCTCCGCAGAAGGCAATACCTTCCCCGGAGTGGGCGTGCCCTACGGCATGACGTCATGGACACCCGCGATCACGCGGACAGAGAAAAAGGGCACCGTGGCCTACCTGTACGACGCGCCACGACTCTACGGCATCCGTGCCACACACTTCCTCTCCGGCTCCGCAGTGCAGGACTACGGCAGCTTCCAATTCCTCGCAGGCACCGGCAGTTTCCCCACGGACGCATCGCAGCGAGCCTCCCGCTTTCCACATACCGACGAACACACCTCACCCTATCGCTATGACGTTTCCTTGCCTGATCTGCACGTCAAAGCCAGCGTGACGGCGCTCTCGCACAGCGGCCTGCTGTCGTTTACGTTCCAGCAGTCCGGCCCCGCATGGCTTCAGGTGGAAAACCTCGCCCCCGGCGGCGACGCTATCCTCACAGTCGACGCCGCACACCGCGAAATCACCGGCATCAATCCCGTACGACGTTTCTATCGCGGCACCGGCAAATCAGCAGGCTTCGCAGGCTACGTCGTCATCCGTTTCGACCACGACTTCACCACAGGCACATCGTGGAAGGCCAGCAACGCCGCCGAAGCGGGCGCACCCGGCTCCGAGCAGGCAGTGCAAGCTGCAATCCACATCGGTGCCGATTTTCAACCCGCTGGAACCGCCATCACCTTCAACGTGAAGCAGGGTGAAACGGTGCGCGCACGTATCGGCACCTCATTCGTCTCCATCGACGAAGCCAGAAAGAATCTCGCAGCAGAAATCCCCACGTTTGACGCAGCCACAACCGAAGCAAAATCGCACGCCACATGGGACCGTGCGCTGGGCAAGATTGAAATCAACGGACCCGAAGCCGACCGCCGTGTCTTTTACACCGCCATGTACCACGCGATCCTGGTGCCGCGCACCTTCAGCGACGTAAGCGGCACCAGGCCAAAATTCGCGGTCGGTGGAACAGTGCAGGGCAGCGGCGACTACTACGAAGATTTCTCCGCCTGGGACACCTTCCGCGCGCTCCATCCGCTGCTCACCATCATTGACCCTGACCGCGACGCCGCCATGGTCCGCTCGCTCATCCTTAAAGGTGAAGAGGGCGGCTTCCTGCCCATCTTCCCCATGTGGAACAGCTACACCTCCGCCATGGTCGGCGACCATGCCGCCGTCATCATCGCTGACGCCTACCTGAAGGGCATCCGCGGCTTCGACATCAACCGCGCCTACCCGCTCATGCGCCGCAACGCCTTTGAGCAGCCGAAGACCATCGAGGAATACAAGGACGGCAAAGGCCGCCGCGCTCTCGACGACTACCTGAAACTCGGCTACGTCCCGCTGGAAAACAAGGTCCTCGACGCCTTCCACCAGCAGGAGCAGGTCTCACGCACACTCGAATACGCCTATGACGATTTCGTCGTAGCGCAGGTCGCAAAGTCACTCGGCAAAACAGAAGACGCAGCCACGCTGATGAAGCGTGCACAGAACTACCGCAACATCATCGACCCGCAAACCGGCTTCGCCCGAGGCCGCCACGCCGACGGCACATGGGACTCGCCCTTCGACCCCGCAAAGCCCTACAAGTACATCACCGAAGGCCTGCCCTTCCAGTACACCTTCTTCGTGCCTCAGGACATCCCGGGCCTCATCCAGTTAGAGGGCGGCAACACAGGCTTCACCAGGAAGCTCGACGAACTCTTCGCACGCAAGCTCTACGACCACGGCAACGAACCCTCGCACGCCATCACCTACCTCTACGACTACGCAGGCGAAGCTTGGAAGACACAGCAGGAGGTCGCCGTCACGCGCAAGAACTGGTATCAGGATCGCCCGGATGGCCTCGCTGGCAACGACGACGCAGGCCAGATGTCCGCGTGGTACCTCCTCAGCGCACTCGGCTTCTACCCCGTAACGCCCGGCATCACCGCCTACGAAATCGGCACGCCCTTACTGCCCGACGCAAAGATCCATCTCACCAACGGCAAAACCTTCCACATCCACGCCGAAGGCGTCAGCCCGCAAAACATCTACATCCAGTCCGCCACGTTGAACGGCAAACCACTCAACAACTTCTGGATCAAACACAGCGACATCATCAACGGCGGCGAACTCACCTTCAAAATGGGCCTACAACCCAACAAACAATGGCCGTCAGAATCGAAGCTGCCGCAATAA
- a CDS encoding radical SAM protein: MANAANLFPILDQPRVNGLGRMALESEHLDAGHDVDFRTLAVRSILNKSVSKRMHWMAWSINPYRGCEFGCRYCYARYTHEFLAPAATEPIRGTLAADAESAIRSSSRPDPERVEGVAEGPALLPHHENASGNPQEINLRDPEAFERRIFAKQNAAWLLEQDLRRMAKQRKLHEEIALGTATDPWQPIERRMKITRSLLEVLARHEGLKIGMITKSSLIQRDLDLLQQINERSTLVVHITITTPDAELARKLEPRAPRPDLRFETVRKLREAGIRTGILNCPLLPGITDTAEAIDRMAALARSVNASFLGANPLFLKSCSRPTYFEFIREHFPHLQALYMERFRDMDFASRPYRERLRALVKASCIRHKVGERHMDSLLNGEDRNEKKPSRSATFAEAQGRLFA, encoded by the coding sequence ATGGCGAATGCGGCGAACCTCTTTCCCATCCTCGATCAACCCCGCGTCAACGGCCTCGGGCGCATGGCGCTCGAAAGCGAACACCTTGACGCGGGCCACGACGTCGACTTCCGCACACTCGCCGTCCGCTCCATCCTGAACAAGTCCGTCTCCAAACGCATGCACTGGATGGCGTGGTCCATCAACCCTTACCGCGGCTGCGAATTCGGCTGCCGCTACTGCTACGCCCGCTACACCCACGAGTTCCTCGCGCCAGCCGCCACCGAACCCATCCGAGGCACACTTGCCGCCGACGCGGAGTCCGCCATAAGATCGTCATCCCGACCGGACCCTGAGCGTGTCGAAGGGGTAGCGGAGGGACCTGCACTCCTCCCGCACCACGAGAATGCGTCAGGCAATCCCCAGGAGATCAACCTCCGCGACCCCGAAGCCTTCGAGCGCCGCATCTTCGCCAAGCAAAACGCCGCATGGCTTCTCGAGCAGGACCTCCGTCGCATGGCAAAACAACGCAAGCTCCACGAAGAGATCGCGCTCGGCACCGCCACCGACCCCTGGCAGCCCATCGAGCGCCGCATGAAGATCACGCGCAGCCTTCTCGAAGTCCTCGCGCGGCATGAAGGATTGAAGATCGGCATGATCACCAAATCCTCCCTCATCCAGCGCGACCTCGACCTGCTCCAGCAGATCAACGAACGCAGCACACTGGTCGTGCACATCACCATCACCACGCCCGACGCGGAACTCGCACGCAAGCTCGAACCCCGTGCCCCACGGCCCGATCTGCGTTTTGAAACCGTGCGTAAACTGCGCGAAGCAGGCATCCGCACCGGCATCCTCAACTGTCCCCTGTTACCCGGCATCACGGACACAGCGGAAGCCATCGACCGCATGGCCGCGCTCGCCAGGAGCGTCAACGCCAGCTTCCTCGGGGCCAATCCACTCTTCCTCAAATCCTGCTCACGCCCCACGTACTTCGAGTTCATCCGTGAACACTTCCCGCATCTGCAGGCGCTCTACATGGAACGTTTTCGCGACATGGACTTCGCCTCTCGCCCCTACCGCGAACGTCTTCGGGCGCTGGTCAAAGCAAGCTGTATCCGCCACAAAGTAGGCGAACGTCACATGGACAGCCTGCTCAACGGAGAAGACCGCAACGAAAAGAAGCCCTCACGCTCTGCAACCTTCGCAGAAGCGCAAGGGCGTCTCTTCGCTTGA
- the sseA gene encoding 3-mercaptopyruvate sulfurtransferase, whose amino-acid sequence MNLIVSTQWVADRLGDRKLVLVDATMPPVGVTPAVDTRGRYVAEHLPGAVFFSIDDLSDHSSGLPHTLPAAESFGASMEALGIGKDDTIVVYEQVGVFSAPRAVWMLRSFGAKDVHLLDGGLAAWKAAGLPLESGEVTRERASFAAELKPGVMTTFAELQGKIARGEQILDARAKGRFDGTAPEPRAGLSSGHMPGAVNAPFMELAADGKMKSPEELREYFGAKGVDLSQPCTTSCGSGVTAAVVSLALELAGAEKLSLYDGSWAEYASRPEAVIVTR is encoded by the coding sequence ATGAACCTGATTGTGAGTACGCAGTGGGTGGCGGATCGGCTGGGCGACAGGAAGCTGGTCCTGGTGGATGCGACGATGCCTCCGGTGGGTGTGACGCCTGCGGTGGATACGCGCGGGCGCTATGTGGCAGAACATCTGCCGGGTGCTGTTTTCTTTTCGATTGATGACCTGAGTGACCACTCGTCCGGTCTGCCGCATACGCTGCCTGCCGCGGAGAGTTTTGGCGCGAGCATGGAAGCGCTGGGCATTGGGAAGGATGACACCATCGTGGTCTATGAGCAGGTGGGTGTGTTCTCTGCCCCGCGTGCGGTATGGATGCTGCGCAGCTTTGGCGCGAAGGATGTGCATCTGCTGGATGGTGGTCTGGCTGCGTGGAAGGCTGCGGGGTTGCCGCTGGAAAGTGGCGAGGTGACACGGGAGCGCGCGTCGTTTGCGGCGGAATTGAAGCCAGGCGTGATGACGACGTTTGCGGAGTTGCAGGGGAAGATTGCACGTGGGGAACAGATTCTGGATGCAAGAGCGAAGGGGCGGTTTGATGGCACAGCGCCGGAGCCGCGTGCTGGGCTTTCTTCCGGGCATATGCCGGGTGCGGTGAATGCTCCGTTTATGGAACTGGCTGCGGATGGAAAGATGAAATCACCGGAGGAGCTACGGGAGTATTTTGGGGCGAAGGGTGTTGATCTTTCGCAGCCCTGCACGACTTCATGCGGGTCCGGTGTGACGGCGGCAGTGGTTTCGCTGGCGCTGGAGTTGGCCGGTGCTGAGAAGCTGAGTTTGTATGACGGTTCATGGGCGGAGTATGCGTCACGGCCGGAAGCGGTGATCGTGACTCGTTAG
- a CDS encoding RNA polymerase sigma factor translates to MTSACLTSSQRQQLLLQLVVDHRNYFLRIAYRILHNEHDAEDTLQNAFYSAWKALDGFREDAQWKTWFTSIVINKSLALLRSQKVRLAASIDEDPLLLSEFEMQRADHMETPERTLLRNEDHSILLLRMERLPAGTQAVLRMRYFEELSVETIAARRGATPRSVEGHLMRGKKLLRRDAHKVPRALLRPATRAFAVTAA, encoded by the coding sequence ATGACATCTGCCTGCCTCACTTCCTCTCAGCGTCAGCAGCTTCTGCTGCAACTCGTTGTGGATCATCGCAACTATTTCCTGCGCATCGCCTATCGAATCCTGCATAACGAGCACGACGCGGAAGACACCCTGCAGAACGCCTTTTATTCCGCATGGAAAGCCCTCGATGGCTTCCGTGAAGATGCCCAGTGGAAGACCTGGTTTACCAGCATCGTCATCAACAAATCCCTGGCCCTCCTGCGTTCGCAAAAGGTGCGCCTCGCCGCATCCATTGACGAGGACCCTCTGCTGCTCTCGGAGTTTGAAATGCAACGCGCCGACCACATGGAAACACCGGAGCGCACACTCCTCCGCAACGAAGACCACAGCATCCTGCTCCTGCGCATGGAGCGTTTACCGGCGGGAACCCAGGCGGTCCTGCGTATGCGCTACTTCGAAGAGCTCTCCGTCGAAACTATCGCAGCCCGTCGCGGAGCCACGCCCCGCAGCGTGGAAGGCCACCTGATGCGTGGCAAGAAGCTCCTTCGCCGCGACGCCCATAAAGTGCCGCGAGCCTTACTGCGCCCCGCAACACGCGCATTTGCGGTCACGGCAGCGTAA
- the leuS gene encoding leucine--tRNA ligase, protein MSSEQIVETNNPATEEPKRYQPNEIEPRLQAAWDADPSLYAADPIATSQKPKYYVLEMLPYPSGKLHMGHVRNYSIGDALARYQWMNGFNVLHPMGWDSFGLPAENAAIKNNTAPREWTLNNIAEMRKQMQRMGLSYDWSREVTTCLPEYYRWNQWLFLEMLKRDLAFRRKSKVNWCPNCNTVLANEQVIAGCCWRHEDTLVEQRDLTQWFFRITNYADELLDGLDNLEGWPEKVRVMQRNWIGRSEGAEVTFAVDGCTDNMTITVFTTRIDTIFGASSLQLAPDHPIVQHWAGADAKLSVEVDKMLAEQKTARDTDMLGELPKHGVPTGRSVINPFNGEKLPVWIANYVLSGYGTGAVMSVPAHDERDFEFATKYNLPIKRVIAPNLDTNDLPLPYTDKAEAVLIDSGEWTGEAVLEAQDKMSSFAEKNGFGKKTTTYRLKDWGVSRQRYWGTPIPVVYCDKCGMQPVPENQLPVLLPENVDLAVVDGSPLSRAEDFVNTTCPQCDGPARRETDTMDTFVDSSWYFYRYTDAHNNTAPFASEAANYWFPIDQYIGGVEHAILHLIYSRYWTKVMRDIGLIKNSEPATRLFTQGMVIKNGAKMSKSKGNVVSPDDMIAKYGADATRMYALFAAPPDRDLEWQEEGVAGVYRFLSRVHRLTTKYAAQCAATERKTLIEDLSVEGQHLLRKLHQTIAKITLDFSGRWHFNTCIASIMMLVNEISASEAKMDAGNVSPATIREIFRGLVLLLAPFAPFLSQELWGELGHTGIVFRQPWPIADAELAREDEIEIPVQINGKLVNVIKVDAAADAETIKAAAKADEKVAARIAGKAIVKEIFVPGKMVNLVVKG, encoded by the coding sequence ATGTCTTCCGAACAGATCGTCGAAACAAACAACCCGGCCACCGAAGAACCCAAGCGTTATCAGCCCAACGAGATTGAGCCGCGCCTGCAGGCCGCCTGGGACGCTGACCCATCGCTGTACGCCGCCGACCCCATCGCCACCAGCCAAAAGCCGAAGTATTACGTGCTGGAAATGCTGCCGTACCCCTCCGGCAAGCTGCACATGGGCCACGTCCGCAACTACTCCATCGGCGACGCCCTCGCGCGCTACCAGTGGATGAACGGCTTCAACGTCCTTCACCCCATGGGCTGGGACTCTTTCGGCCTGCCCGCGGAAAATGCAGCCATCAAGAACAACACCGCGCCACGCGAATGGACGCTGAACAACATCGCGGAGATGCGCAAGCAGATGCAGCGCATGGGCCTGTCGTATGACTGGTCGCGCGAAGTCACCACCTGCCTGCCCGAGTACTATCGCTGGAACCAGTGGCTCTTCCTGGAAATGCTGAAGCGCGACCTCGCCTTCCGTCGCAAGAGCAAGGTCAACTGGTGCCCCAACTGCAACACCGTTCTCGCCAATGAGCAGGTCATCGCCGGCTGTTGCTGGCGCCATGAAGACACGCTCGTGGAACAGCGCGACCTCACCCAATGGTTCTTCCGCATCACCAACTACGCGGACGAACTGCTCGACGGCCTCGACAACCTCGAAGGCTGGCCGGAAAAAGTGCGCGTCATGCAGCGCAACTGGATCGGTCGCAGTGAAGGCGCTGAAGTCACATTCGCTGTCGATGGCTGCACGGACAACATGACCATCACGGTCTTCACCACGCGCATTGACACCATCTTCGGCGCATCCTCGCTGCAACTCGCGCCGGACCATCCCATCGTGCAGCACTGGGCTGGCGCGGACGCGAAGCTGTCCGTTGAAGTGGATAAGATGCTGGCCGAGCAGAAGACCGCGCGCGACACCGATATGCTGGGCGAACTGCCCAAGCACGGCGTCCCCACCGGTCGCAGCGTCATCAATCCTTTCAACGGCGAGAAGCTACCGGTGTGGATAGCGAACTACGTCCTCTCCGGCTACGGCACCGGCGCGGTCATGAGCGTACCTGCGCATGACGAGCGTGACTTCGAGTTTGCAACGAAGTACAACCTGCCCATCAAGCGAGTGATCGCGCCCAACCTCGACACCAACGATCTGCCTTTGCCGTATACCGACAAAGCAGAAGCCGTGCTGATCGACAGTGGTGAATGGACAGGCGAAGCCGTCCTCGAAGCGCAGGACAAGATGTCGTCCTTCGCAGAGAAGAACGGCTTCGGCAAGAAGACAACAACGTATCGCCTGAAGGACTGGGGCGTCTCGCGTCAGCGTTACTGGGGTACACCCATCCCTGTCGTCTACTGCGACAAGTGCGGCATGCAGCCAGTGCCTGAGAACCAGTTGCCTGTGTTGCTGCCGGAGAATGTTGATCTCGCGGTGGTCGATGGCTCGCCGCTCTCGCGCGCGGAAGACTTCGTCAACACCACCTGCCCGCAGTGCGACGGTCCAGCGCGCCGCGAGACCGATACCATGGACACCTTCGTCGATTCGTCCTGGTACTTCTATCGCTACACGGACGCACACAACAACACCGCACCCTTCGCCAGCGAAGCCGCAAACTACTGGTTCCCCATCGACCAGTACATCGGCGGCGTCGAACACGCAATCCTGCATCTGATCTATTCGCGTTACTGGACAAAGGTCATGCGCGACATCGGCCTCATCAAAAATAGCGAGCCCGCAACGCGCCTCTTTACGCAGGGCATGGTCATCAAGAACGGCGCGAAGATGTCCAAGTCCAAGGGCAACGTCGTCTCGCCCGACGACATGATCGCCAAGTACGGCGCGGACGCCACGCGCATGTACGCCTTGTTCGCTGCACCGCCGGATCGCGATCTGGAGTGGCAGGAAGAGGGCGTCGCAGGCGTTTATCGTTTCCTCTCGCGCGTGCATCGCCTCACCACCAAGTACGCTGCGCAGTGCGCGGCAACCGAGCGCAAGACGTTGATCGAAGACCTCAGCGTCGAAGGCCAGCATCTGCTGCGCAAACTCCATCAGACCATCGCGAAGATCACGCTGGACTTCAGTGGCCGCTGGCACTTCAACACCTGCATCGCCTCCATCATGATGCTGGTAAATGAAATTTCCGCCAGCGAAGCGAAGATGGATGCAGGCAACGTTTCGCCCGCCACCATTCGTGAAATCTTCCGTGGCCTTGTACTTCTGCTCGCACCTTTCGCTCCATTCCTCTCGCAGGAACTGTGGGGCGAGCTTGGCCATACCGGCATCGTCTTCCGTCAGCCCTGGCCCATCGCGGATGCGGAGCTTGCGCGCGAAGATGAGATCGAAATCCCCGTGCAGATCAACGGCAAACTCGTCAACGTCATCAAGGTCGATGCAGCCGCCGACGCAGAAACCATCAAGGCCGCCGCTAAAGCCGATGAGAAGGTCGCCGCACGCATCGCAGGCAAGGCCATCGTCAAGGAGATATTCGTCCCCGGCAAGATGGTCAACCTCGTCGTGAAGGGATAG
- the guaA gene encoding glutamine-hydrolyzing GMP synthase, which translates to MDSSTIVILDFGAQYTQLIARRVREFNVFSVVLPCTASLESIRAQNPIGIILSGGPSSVYDADAPNADPAVLKFGLPTLGICYGMQFMAHHLGGKVTPADKREYGNAIVDVKKTNKLFAGLPAKLDVWMSHGDSVVELPAGFVIAGETHNAISSIADEKRKMYAVQWHPEVAHSKQGTELLKNFVLNICGAKADWTPAHFITSTVEAIRKQVGKGHAICALSGGVDSAVAAVLVSRAIGDRLTCIFVNNGVLRKNEFEQVQANMRTKLGLNVVAVDASKRFLSQLGGITDPETKRKIIGREFISVFDDEAARILSEQEQHGELQHDAAGNEIAWLVQGTLYPDVIESSSVKGPSQTIKSHHNVGGLPENMKLKLIEPLRDLFKDEVRRVGRDLGMPEEVLERQPFPGPGLAVRIVGEITPERVEILQNADDIVVSEIKKAGLYKQIWQSFAVLLPVKSVGVMGDQRTYAYTCAVRAVHSDDGMTADWVPLPYEVLKTISSRIVNEVRGINRVVYDITSKPPGTIEWE; encoded by the coding sequence GTGGACAGTTCAACCATCGTCATTCTGGATTTTGGCGCGCAGTATACGCAGCTGATTGCACGTCGTGTACGCGAGTTCAATGTTTTCTCCGTCGTTCTGCCTTGCACCGCCTCGCTTGAGAGCATCCGCGCGCAGAACCCCATCGGTATCATCCTCTCCGGCGGCCCCAGCTCCGTGTACGACGCGGACGCGCCCAACGCAGACCCCGCAGTGCTCAAGTTTGGTCTGCCCACGCTCGGCATCTGCTACGGCATGCAGTTCATGGCGCATCACCTCGGCGGCAAAGTCACGCCTGCGGATAAGCGCGAATACGGCAACGCTATTGTCGACGTGAAGAAAACCAACAAGCTCTTCGCTGGCCTTCCTGCAAAGCTCGATGTATGGATGAGCCACGGCGACAGCGTCGTTGAACTCCCCGCAGGCTTCGTCATTGCAGGCGAAACGCACAACGCCATCTCTTCCATCGCGGACGAAAAGCGCAAGATGTATGCGGTGCAATGGCACCCTGAAGTCGCGCATTCAAAGCAGGGGACCGAGCTGCTGAAGAATTTCGTGCTCAACATCTGCGGCGCAAAAGCTGACTGGACCCCCGCACACTTCATCACCTCCACGGTAGAAGCCATTCGCAAACAGGTGGGCAAGGGACACGCCATCTGCGCGCTCTCCGGCGGTGTGGATTCGGCTGTTGCAGCGGTGCTCGTCTCACGCGCCATCGGCGATCGTCTTACCTGCATCTTCGTCAACAACGGTGTACTCCGCAAAAACGAGTTCGAGCAGGTGCAGGCCAACATGCGCACCAAGCTCGGCCTCAATGTGGTTGCTGTCGACGCGTCGAAGCGCTTCCTCTCGCAACTCGGCGGCATCACCGACCCCGAAACCAAGCGCAAGATCATCGGCCGCGAATTCATCTCCGTATTCGACGACGAAGCCGCACGCATCCTCAGCGAACAGGAGCAGCACGGCGAACTGCAGCACGACGCCGCTGGCAACGAGATCGCATGGCTCGTACAGGGCACACTTTACCCGGACGTCATCGAATCCTCCAGCGTCAAGGGCCCGTCGCAGACCATCAAGAGCCACCACAACGTCGGTGGCCTGCCGGAAAACATGAAGCTCAAACTCATTGAGCCATTGCGCGACCTCTTCAAGGATGAAGTGCGCCGTGTGGGTCGCGATCTTGGTATGCCTGAAGAAGTGCTCGAACGCCAGCCCTTCCCCGGCCCCGGCCTCGCCGTCCGCATCGTCGGCGAAATCACACCGGAGCGCGTAGAAATCCTGCAGAACGCCGACGACATCGTCGTGAGCGAAATCAAGAAGGCAGGCCTCTACAAGCAGATCTGGCAGAGCTTCGCCGTCCTGCTGCCGGTCAAATCAGTCGGCGTCATGGGCGACCAGCGCACCTACGCTTACACCTGCGCCGTTCGCGCGGTGCACAGTGACGACGGCATGACCGCCGACTGGGTGCCGCTACCCTACGAAGTCCTCAAGACCATCAGCAGCCGCATCGTGAACGAAGTCCGCGGCATCAACCGCGTCGTCTACGACATCACCTCAAAACCACCCGGCACCATTGAGTGGGAATAG
- a CDS encoding dihydrofolate reductase family protein, whose protein sequence is MGKVRIAGFSVSLDGFAAGIEQSLNDPLGKRGPELMQWFFQTKTFQAMHGTPGEGVDTADDIFARRAMEGNGAWILGRNMFGPVRGPWPDESWKGWWGEEPPYHVPTFVLTHHPRDPIVMKGGTTFYFVTDGIGSALEKAKQAAGGKHVRIGGGTLTARQYLQAGLVDSVHLAFSPVLLGRGENLLAGLDLPSLGFSVKEHAATEVATHVVLER, encoded by the coding sequence ATGGGGAAAGTTCGGATTGCGGGATTTTCGGTTTCGCTGGATGGATTTGCTGCGGGTATCGAGCAGAGCCTGAATGATCCGCTGGGCAAACGTGGGCCGGAGTTGATGCAGTGGTTCTTTCAGACGAAGACCTTTCAGGCGATGCATGGCACGCCAGGCGAGGGCGTGGACACTGCAGATGACATCTTTGCCCGCCGCGCGATGGAAGGTAATGGTGCGTGGATTCTGGGACGCAACATGTTTGGGCCGGTGCGTGGGCCGTGGCCGGATGAAAGCTGGAAGGGTTGGTGGGGCGAGGAGCCGCCGTATCACGTGCCCACGTTTGTGCTGACGCATCATCCGCGCGATCCGATTGTGATGAAGGGTGGGACGACCTTTTACTTTGTGACGGATGGCATTGGCTCCGCGCTGGAGAAGGCGAAGCAGGCTGCGGGTGGGAAGCATGTTCGCATTGGCGGGGGAACTTTAACCGCTCGGCAGTATCTGCAGGCGGGACTTGTGGACAGTGTCCACCTGGCGTTTTCTCCAGTGTTGCTGGGCCGTGGTGAGAACCTGCTGGCGGGACTTGATCTGCCTTCGCTTGGGTTCAGCGTAAAAGAACATGCGGCGACCGAAGTCGCCACACACGTGGTTCTGGAACGCTGA
- a CDS encoding acyltransferase family protein, whose protein sequence is MKPLDPRSESAATPKVHPHTFATLDGLRGVAAIAVVLFHYPALVGRQIVPQGYLAVDFFFLLSGFVLTFAYQGRLASGWSLRQFLRVRVARLYPLYCLGLLFGFLVNRLQAIHGTSVGSTSTVLTFLGLGLVFLPYMGGPGTVIFPLNMPSWSVLMELLANVIHAVFYKRPSTMKLLAGIVIGLTGILIAAIRLGNFDFGATNPFAVFALFRVLCSYSLGILLFRFWQKTSVRWKVSPGVISILLVAILAAPIPGRFLVAYEVLASLLLFPMLVFAGASTQPKPRYLRVFLLLGQASYAIYVLQAPLVQLYTRIWANVAHHSAEVYRPWSGLLYACLLVALALFVDYVYDLPARALLKRWLTKGEAKTQRATIATR, encoded by the coding sequence GTGAAACCCCTGGACCCAAGATCCGAATCCGCCGCAACACCGAAGGTGCACCCTCACACCTTCGCCACGCTGGACGGGTTACGGGGCGTCGCTGCGATTGCAGTCGTTCTATTCCACTATCCTGCACTGGTCGGCAGGCAGATTGTTCCGCAGGGATATCTTGCAGTTGATTTCTTCTTTCTGCTGAGCGGGTTTGTTCTGACCTTTGCATACCAGGGGCGGCTGGCATCCGGGTGGTCGCTGCGTCAATTTCTCCGGGTGCGGGTCGCAAGACTTTATCCGCTGTACTGTCTCGGATTATTGTTCGGCTTTCTCGTCAACCGTTTGCAGGCGATACATGGGACGTCCGTTGGCTCGACCAGCACGGTCCTGACATTCCTGGGACTGGGATTGGTTTTTCTGCCTTATATGGGCGGTCCCGGCACAGTCATCTTCCCTTTGAATATGCCGTCGTGGTCTGTTCTGATGGAGCTTCTTGCCAACGTTATTCACGCGGTATTTTACAAACGACCGTCGACGATGAAGCTTCTGGCGGGCATCGTCATTGGTCTGACCGGCATACTGATCGCCGCAATTCGGCTGGGCAATTTTGACTTTGGCGCTACAAACCCCTTCGCTGTCTTCGCTCTGTTTCGCGTGCTGTGTTCTTATTCACTTGGGATTCTGCTCTTTCGGTTCTGGCAGAAGACCAGTGTCCGCTGGAAAGTCTCACCAGGTGTCATTTCAATTCTGTTAGTTGCCATTCTGGCTGCTCCCATTCCGGGACGTTTTCTGGTTGCATACGAAGTTCTGGCTTCTCTTTTGCTCTTTCCGATGCTGGTGTTTGCAGGGGCAAGCACTCAACCCAAGCCGCGATACTTACGAGTCTTTCTTTTGCTTGGTCAGGCATCGTATGCCATTTATGTTCTGCAGGCGCCGCTGGTGCAGCTCTACACGCGCATCTGGGCAAACGTGGCCCATCACTCCGCAGAGGTTTACCGGCCGTGGTCCGGCCTGCTTTACGCCTGCCTGCTTGTGGCATTGGCCTTGTTCGTGGACTATGTGTACGATCTGCCGGCGCGAGCACTGCTAAAACGCTGGCTGACCAAAGGCGAGGCGAAGACACAACGAGCAACGATTGCCACTCGATAG